A single region of the Pseudalkalibacillus berkeleyi genome encodes:
- a CDS encoding COX15/CtaA family protein produces MTRLLKLYSVLTSLGMLLVLLMGAIVTTTGSGEGCGNSWPLCYGEVLPSQPELETIIEYSHRIVSATLGLMVTILAVWAWLTFRKSKEVKILSFLSVFFILFQGLLGAAAVVWGQSSFVLALHFGFSLISFASVVLLAVVIFESSKQRIVLNLDRGFKWNVYLLFIYLYTLVYTGALVRHTKASLACSGWPLCNGEFLPPTNELELIHYTHRFLAGLFFLWILLSFIQIHKYYKHLKPIYISFIILLILVSLQVTSGALMIFTQLNLFIGLMHGLFISILFATLSYVIMLLLRKS; encoded by the coding sequence ATGACTCGTTTATTAAAATTGTACAGTGTTCTGACCAGTTTAGGTATGCTACTCGTCTTACTCATGGGGGCAATTGTTACGACAACAGGGTCTGGTGAGGGTTGCGGAAATTCTTGGCCATTATGCTATGGTGAAGTTCTTCCCTCTCAACCAGAATTAGAAACTATAATTGAATATAGTCATCGAATTGTTTCTGCGACTTTAGGCTTAATGGTTACCATTCTCGCAGTCTGGGCTTGGTTAACATTCCGAAAATCGAAAGAAGTAAAGATTCTTTCCTTCTTATCTGTGTTCTTCATTTTGTTTCAAGGCCTTCTAGGTGCTGCAGCGGTCGTGTGGGGACAATCGTCATTTGTACTCGCACTCCATTTTGGGTTTTCTCTCATTTCGTTTGCGAGTGTCGTATTGTTGGCGGTGGTAATTTTTGAAAGTAGCAAACAACGAATTGTCTTAAATTTAGACAGAGGCTTTAAATGGAATGTATATCTATTATTTATCTATCTTTACACACTCGTATACACAGGAGCTCTCGTGCGACACACAAAAGCAAGCTTGGCATGTTCAGGTTGGCCTCTATGTAATGGGGAGTTCTTACCTCCAACAAATGAATTGGAATTGATTCACTATACGCACAGATTTTTGGCAGGATTGTTCTTCCTATGGATTTTATTGAGTTTCATCCAAATTCATAAGTATTATAAGCACCTCAAACCGATCTATATATCATTCATCATCCTACTTATACTAGTTTCCCTGCAAGTAACATCTGGTGCATTGATGATATTTACTCAATTAAATCTATTCATTGGATTAATGCATGGTTTGTTTATTTCAATCTTATTTGCAACGTTAAGCTACGTAATTATGTTACTCCTACGAAAGTCATGA